The nucleotide window AAAACGACGCCCATCCGCACCGCCGAATACCCCACCAAAGCCACGCGTCCGGCCTACTCGGTGATGGACAAGACCAAGGCCAAAACCCAGCTGGGAGTAACAATTCCGCATTGGCAGGAAAGTCTGCGCGTGTGCATTAGCCGGCTGGCGGCTGCGGAAGCGTAGTTATCCACAGAGGTTTGTTCATAAAAGAGCCGCTACCCATACTCGGGAGCGGCTCTTTTGCTTGGTATTAAGCTTCGACTTTTGGCTGTAATTCCTCCCCGGCTTTAGGCGGGACGGGTGTTGCCGTAAAACCGGTTGACCAGCCACGCCGCCGCGACGAAGGCCAGGCCCACGCCGCACACGCCCGGCCACTGGTAGTGGTGCCAAGCCACCCCGCCCACCAACGAGCCCACCGAGCCGCCAATGAAATATAGCGTCATGTAAATCGTATTAAGTCGGCTGCGGGCCTCGGGAACCAGGGAGAAGATGCGCGACTGGTTGGAAATGTGGGTGGCCTGCACGCCAATGTCGAGCACGATAACACCCACAATTAGGCCCACCAAGTGGTAACCGCCGAAAGCCAGTACCAGATACGCCGCCAGGGCCATCAGAATGCCGATATTAATGGCGTAAGCCGGCCCGCGCGTGTCGGCCGACTTGCCAGCCAAGGGGGCCGCCAACGCGCCCAATGCGCCAATCAGGCCGAAAAAGCCGGCCACGTCGCTCTTGTAGAAATAGGGGCTGCCTTCCAGGAAAAACACCAGCGTAGTCCAGAACACGCTAAACGAAGCAAACAGGAAAGCGCCAGTCAGGGCCGACTTGCGCAGCACCGGCAGTGTGCGGGTCAGCGTCGCTAAGGACTTCATCAGGCTGCCGTAGGTGCCTTCGAAATCGGGTTGGTCTTTGGGCAGCTTCACGGCCAGCACCACGGCCAAAGCCAGCATCACGCCGCTGCCGATACCAAACACCAGCCGCCAGCCGCCGTGGGCTCCGATGTAGCCGCTCAGCGTGCGGGAAGCCAGAATGCCAATGAGCAGACCACTCATGATTTTGCCCACCACCCGGCCTCGCTCGGCATCGGAAGCCAAATGAGCCGCCATGGGCACCAACAATTGGGGTACGGCCGAGAAAATGCCAATCAGCAGGCTGGCCCCAATGAGCAGCAGAAAGGAGGGCGCTAACGCGGCGGCGGCCATAGCACCGGCCGAAAACAGCAGCAAAAGCAGAATCAGGCGCTTGCGCTCCAGCTTGTCGCCCAGCGGCACCACGAAAAACAAGCCCAGCGTGTAGCCCACCTGGGTAAGCGTGGCCACCAGACTGGCCTGGCTGTCGGTGAGCTGGAAGGTGCGGCCAATGTCGGCCAGCAGGGGCTGGTTATAGTAAATGTTGGCTACTACCAGGCCGCAGGCAATGGCCATGAGCCATACCAGGCCGGGCGTGAGGGCAGGAGGGTGAGACTTGGTAGCTGCCGGGGCGCAGAAGAAATCATAGGTGAAAAGCAGCTCAGCTCGCAACGACGGGGCGAAGCGGCAATGAAAATTGAGGGACTTAGGCAACGCTTGCCCGAAGGCTGGCATCTGTCAGCGCGGTATCCGGCGCTGGCAGGCCCGGGCTAATACGTGTAGGACTTAACCCCGAGTTATGTTGAAGAGTTATCAAAAAGCCAATAATGTGACCGGCGCGCTGGTGTTTGGCCTGGCCCTGACTACTTACTTGCTTACGCTGGAACCCACCGTAAGCTTCTGGGACTGCGGTGAATTTATTGCCAGTGCCAACAAATTGCTGGTTCCTCACCCGCCCGGTGCGCCCACGTTTCTGCTGCTCGGGCGGCTGGCTTCCCTGCTGGCCGTCGACCCTAGCCAGGCCGCGGCTTTGGTCAACGGCCTCTCGGCGCTGAGCAGTGCCCTGACGGTGCTGTTCCTGTTCTGGACCATCACGATGCTGGCCCGAAAGCTGGTGCTGCGCGGTATAGAAAGCTCGGTAGAGCCCACCAGCAGCCAGACCCTGCAGATTCTGGGCGCGGGCCTGGTGGGCGCCCTGGCCTTCACCTTCTCCGACTCGTTCTGGTTTAATGCCGTGGAAGCCGAGGTGTACGCCATGTCGGCTTTGTGCACGGCTGTGGTGGTCTGGCTGATGCTGAAGTGGGAAAACCGCGCCGCCGAGCCCGATTCCGACAAATGGCTGATTCTGATTGCCTACGTTATTGGCCTCAGCATCGGGGTGCACTTGCTCAACCTGCTGGCGTTGCCGGCCCTGGGCCTGCTGTATTACTTCCGCAAAACCAGCCAGCCCACTACCCGCGGCGGCCTACTGGCGTTGGGCCTGAGTGGGGCCTTGGTGCTGGCCATTCTACTAGGCATCATTCCGGGCTTGCCCTCGTTGGCGGGAGATTTTGAGGTCTTTTTTGTCAACTCCGTGGGGCTGCCGTTTAACAGTGGGGTGGTTATTTTCCTGCTGTTGCTGGTGGGCGCTATTGCGGCGGGCTTCTGGTTTGCCCAGCGCACCGGCCGGGTACGCCTGCACACGGCGCTGCTAAGCCTGGTGTTCATTCTGATTGGCTATTCGACTTACCTGATTGTGCCGATACGCTCGGGCTTCAACCCCGCCCTCGACGAGAATAACCCCGAGGACGTGCTGTCCTTCGTGAGTTACCTCAAGCGGGAGCAGTACGGCTCCCGGCCCTTGCTCTACGGCCCGCAGTTCAACGCCCAGCCCGTGGATCAGCAGCAGGGCGCCCCGCGCTACGAGCGCAGCCACGATGCCCAGGGCCACGACACCTACGTGGTGGCTGAGCGCCGCCTGGAAACCATTTACCGCGACCAGGACAAGATGCTGCTGCCCCGCCTCTACAGCAACCAGCCGGGCCACGTGCGCGCTTACCAAACCTGGGTGGGCGTGCAGCCCGATCAAAAACCGACCATGGCCCAAAACCTGGCGTTTCTGGTCCAATACCAGCTGGGCCACATGTACTGGCGCTACTTCCTGTGGAACTTCGTGGGCCGGGAAAGTGACGTGCAGCAGGCCGGCGTGCTTTGGCCCCTGAGCAGCAACGACGGTTTGCCGGCCGAGCTGGCTCACAACCGGGCCCGCAACAATTTCTACGCGCTGCCTTTACTGCTGGGCCTGCTGGGGTTGTTCTACCAGGTGAAGCGCGACGGGCGTAATGCCTTGGTTGTGGGGTTGCTGTTCGTGCTGACCGGCCTGGCTATTGTGCTGTATCTGAACCAGCCGCCCACCGAGCCCCGGGAGCGGGACTATACTTTCGCGGGTTCCTTCTACGCCTTTGCCATCTGGATTGGGCTGGGCGTGCTGGCCTTGCAGGAAGTGCTGCGCTACGTGCTGCGCCCCGAGCGGCTGCGGCTGGTGGCGGCTCCGCTGCTGGCGTTGGCCGTGCCGGGAATTATGGCCGACCAGGGCTGGGACGACCACAACCGCTCGAACCGCTACGCCGCCCTGGACTGGGCCAAGAACATGCTCAGC belongs to Hymenobacter cellulosilyticus and includes:
- a CDS encoding MFS transporter — its product is MPAFGQALPKSLNFHCRFAPSLRAELLFTYDFFCAPAATKSHPPALTPGLVWLMAIACGLVVANIYYNQPLLADIGRTFQLTDSQASLVATLTQVGYTLGLFFVVPLGDKLERKRLILLLLLFSAGAMAAAALAPSFLLLIGASLLIGIFSAVPQLLVPMAAHLASDAERGRVVGKIMSGLLIGILASRTLSGYIGAHGGWRLVFGIGSGVMLALAVVLAVKLPKDQPDFEGTYGSLMKSLATLTRTLPVLRKSALTGAFLFASFSVFWTTLVFFLEGSPYFYKSDVAGFFGLIGALGALAAPLAGKSADTRGPAYAINIGILMALAAYLVLAFGGYHLVGLIVGVIVLDIGVQATHISNQSRIFSLVPEARSRLNTIYMTLYFIGGSVGSLVGGVAWHHYQWPGVCGVGLAFVAAAWLVNRFYGNTRPA
- a CDS encoding glycosyltransferase family 117 protein, with amino-acid sequence MLKSYQKANNVTGALVFGLALTTYLLTLEPTVSFWDCGEFIASANKLLVPHPPGAPTFLLLGRLASLLAVDPSQAAALVNGLSALSSALTVLFLFWTITMLARKLVLRGIESSVEPTSSQTLQILGAGLVGALAFTFSDSFWFNAVEAEVYAMSALCTAVVVWLMLKWENRAAEPDSDKWLILIAYVIGLSIGVHLLNLLALPALGLLYYFRKTSQPTTRGGLLALGLSGALVLAILLGIIPGLPSLAGDFEVFFVNSVGLPFNSGVVIFLLLLVGAIAAGFWFAQRTGRVRLHTALLSLVFILIGYSTYLIVPIRSGFNPALDENNPEDVLSFVSYLKREQYGSRPLLYGPQFNAQPVDQQQGAPRYERSHDAQGHDTYVVAERRLETIYRDQDKMLLPRLYSNQPGHVRAYQTWVGVQPDQKPTMAQNLAFLVQYQLGHMYWRYFLWNFVGRESDVQQAGVLWPLSSNDGLPAELAHNRARNNFYALPLLLGLLGLFYQVKRDGRNALVVGLLFVLTGLAIVLYLNQPPTEPRERDYTFAGSFYAFAIWIGLGVLALQEVLRYVLRPERLRLVAAPLLALAVPGIMADQGWDDHNRSNRYAALDWAKNMLSSVAPNAILITYADNDTFPLWYAQNVENFRPDVRVAVLSYLNTDWYVDQMKQPANQSKPWPLSLTHKDYSQGTNDYLPYVENPAVTALNVKEFMQLVRQNSPLLQVQTQSGKSLLSYPTTNFYLDVDTAAVRRLGIIPKERNKQLVARMHWQASKEALEKNTLVILDLLATNNWQRPVYLSTSIPQQDYAGLDNYMQLEGLAYRVLPAQNPTAQPREVGAVSTELLFDSLMRKFSYRNLNRPDVYYDEIIRRTTSQYREQFARLSQAYIQAGSRPRLSKWWSAACA